Proteins from one Deinococcus actinosclerus genomic window:
- the rph gene encoding ribonuclease PH has translation MTQPIREGRDLLTPRPVTVKRGVNPHAPGSAHLIMGRTEILATVTLEEKAAPHMRGSKEGWLTAEYSMLPRATNDRQARERNLQNGRRHEIQRLLGRALRAGMDLRYFRNQTLYVDCDVLVADGGTRVASILAGHAALHDFCDRLIQKGRLTDWPISRNIGAVSVGLVGSEIRVDLDYAEDKVARADLNVVATSDGLIVEVQGGAEEGVLTHDEYVGMLATGTRAVQDIMADLTRQLSVIQGM, from the coding sequence ATGACCCAGCCCATCCGCGAAGGCCGCGACCTCCTCACGCCCCGTCCCGTCACCGTCAAGCGGGGCGTGAACCCGCACGCGCCCGGCAGCGCGCACCTGATCATGGGCCGCACCGAGATCCTCGCGACCGTGACCCTGGAAGAGAAGGCCGCGCCGCACATGCGCGGCAGCAAGGAAGGCTGGCTGACCGCCGAGTACTCCATGCTGCCCCGCGCGACCAACGACCGGCAGGCCCGCGAACGGAACCTGCAGAACGGCCGCCGTCACGAGATCCAGCGGCTGCTGGGCCGCGCGCTGCGCGCCGGGATGGACCTGCGTTACTTCCGCAACCAGACGCTGTACGTGGACTGCGACGTGCTGGTCGCGGACGGCGGGACGCGCGTGGCGAGCATCCTGGCCGGGCACGCGGCGCTGCATGACTTCTGTGACCGCCTGATCCAGAAGGGCCGCCTGACCGACTGGCCCATCTCGCGCAACATCGGGGCGGTCAGCGTGGGGCTGGTCGGCTCGGAGATCCGCGTGGACCTCGATTACGCCGAGGACAAGGTGGCCCGCGCGGACCTGAACGTGGTCGCCACGAGTGACGGCCTGATCGTCGAGGTGCAGGGCGGCGCGGAGGAGGGCGTGCTGACGCACGACGAGTACGTGGGCATGCTCGCCACCGGCACGCGCGCCGTGCAGGACATCATGGCCGACCTGACCCGGCAGCTGTCCGTCATCCAGGGCATGTAA
- a CDS encoding sensor histidine kinase, which produces MRLTLRARLALWAALATGVAVLLVAAGLYWSVNGFLRQAQEQRVGSVLGAVQGRVEALLRPRPDDDLLGPLLGPQPVSISQSDLERIADDVDRRGVELRVIAPQGGRLIAVGTPNFPSGVPADLTPGLRDSGTHLILVRPLRPQVALQVAVDARSLREAREAFIRALTALVPLALLLSLLVGWVVAGRLLRPVRALEGAAHAIGEGGDLRRPLPGAGEGDELARLALTLQQSFARLADARDREQGFLRAAAHDLRSPLAALTARVEGTLARDRDAERYRADLREIGTDITRLSTLANHLLLLARDPAAVQRTPVPLRDLAADAVDRARELDPLADVDLDGAEAVTVPGDRVLLGQAIWNLTTNAVRHAPGATVLVQVRAEPGGAAVTVQDDGPGVDAAALARLGEAFYRPDASRTADASGGGGHGLGLALARHVAGLHGGTLDIASAPGAGFRVTLHLPG; this is translated from the coding sequence GTGCGACTGACCCTGCGGGCGCGGCTGGCGCTGTGGGCGGCGCTGGCGACCGGCGTGGCGGTCCTGCTGGTCGCGGCGGGCCTGTACTGGTCGGTGAACGGCTTTCTGCGGCAGGCGCAGGAACAGCGGGTCGGCAGCGTACTCGGGGCGGTGCAGGGCCGGGTGGAGGCCCTGTTGCGCCCCCGCCCGGACGACGACCTGCTGGGCCCGCTGCTGGGGCCGCAGCCGGTGAGCATCTCGCAGTCGGATCTGGAACGCATCGCGGACGACGTGGACCGCCGGGGCGTGGAGTTGCGGGTGATCGCGCCGCAGGGGGGGCGGCTGATCGCGGTGGGCACGCCGAACTTCCCGTCCGGGGTACCCGCTGACCTGACCCCCGGACTGCGGGACAGCGGCACGCACCTGATCCTCGTGCGGCCCCTGCGGCCCCAGGTGGCCCTGCAGGTGGCGGTGGACGCCCGCTCGCTGCGGGAAGCCCGCGAGGCGTTCATCCGGGCGCTGACGGCCCTGGTGCCGCTGGCGCTGCTGCTGTCCCTGCTGGTGGGCTGGGTGGTGGCGGGTCGGCTGCTGCGGCCCGTGCGGGCGCTGGAGGGCGCCGCGCACGCCATCGGCGAGGGTGGGGACCTGCGCCGCCCGCTGCCCGGTGCGGGCGAAGGGGACGAACTGGCGCGGCTGGCGCTGACGTTGCAGCAGAGCTTCGCGCGCCTCGCGGACGCCCGCGACCGTGAGCAGGGCTTCCTGCGGGCCGCCGCGCATGACCTGCGCTCCCCGCTGGCGGCGCTGACCGCGCGGGTTGAGGGGACCCTGGCCCGCGACCGCGACGCCGAGCGCTACCGCGCCGACCTGCGCGAGATCGGCACGGACATCACCCGGCTGTCCACCCTGGCGAACCACCTGCTGCTGCTGGCGCGCGACCCGGCAGCCGTGCAGCGCACCCCGGTGCCACTGCGGGACCTCGCGGCCGACGCGGTGGACCGCGCCCGGGAACTCGACCCGCTGGCCGACGTGGACCTGGACGGCGCGGAGGCCGTCACGGTACCCGGGGACCGGGTGCTGCTGGGACAGGCGATCTGGAACCTCACCACGAACGCCGTGCGGCACGCGCCGGGCGCGACGGTCCTCGTGCAGGTGCGCGCCGAGCCGGGCGGCGCGGCCGTGACCGTGCAGGACGACGGCCCCGGCGTGGACGCCGCCGCCCTGGCCCGCCTGGGCGAGGCGTTCTACCGTCCGGACGCCAGCCGCACGGCGGACGCGTCCGGCGGGGGCGGGCACGGGCTGGGGCTGGCGCTGGCGCGGCACGTGGCGGGGCTGCACGGCGGCACGCTGGACATCGCGAGCGCGCCCGGCGCGGGCTTCCGCGTCACCCTGCATCTGCCGGGGTAG
- a CDS encoding DUF1232 domain-containing protein, protein MITRVRAVWRDALALLFALNDRRTPAGAKLMAALALAYALLPLDLLPDLTPVLGVADDILIVPTLLALAARTLPAPVLAQAQTRSLSVQRRLPWLIPGAVLGALTLLSLLGWAVWQAVSG, encoded by the coding sequence TCACCCGAGTCCGGGCCGTGTGGCGTGACGCGCTGGCCCTGCTGTTCGCCCTGAACGACCGGCGCACGCCCGCCGGGGCAAAGCTCATGGCCGCGCTGGCCCTGGCCTACGCGCTGCTGCCGCTGGACCTGCTGCCCGACCTGACGCCCGTCCTGGGCGTGGCGGACGACATCCTGATCGTGCCGACCCTACTGGCCCTGGCGGCCCGCACCCTGCCCGCGCCCGTGCTGGCGCAGGCGCAGACCCGCAGCCTGAGTGTTCAGCGCCGCCTGCCCTGGCTGATTCCCGGCGCCGTCCTGGGCGCCCTGACCCTGCTCAGCCTGCTGGGCTGGGCGGTGTGGCAGGCCGTGAGCGGCTGA
- a CDS encoding ferredoxin, translating to MPHVIVSPCIGVKDQACTEVCPVECIYDGGDQFLIHPDECIDCGACVPACPVSAIFPEEDVPGGEESFIEKNRAHFGL from the coding sequence ATGCCTCACGTGATCGTTAGCCCCTGCATCGGCGTCAAAGACCAGGCCTGCACGGAAGTCTGCCCGGTAGAATGCATCTACGACGGCGGCGACCAGTTCCTGATCCACCCCGACGAGTGCATCGACTGCGGCGCGTGCGTCCCCGCCTGCCCCGTCAGCGCCATCTTCCCCGAAGAGGACGTCCCCGGCGGCGAGGAGAGCTTCATCGAGAAGAACCGCGCCCACTTCGGCCTCTGA
- a CDS encoding response regulator transcription factor: MRLLLVEDDARIAQPTAEALREAGYAVTWAQTGPAGLEAAALGEYPLVILDVMLPGMDGFQVARELREQGVESAILFLTARGELADRVEGLDLGGDAYLVKPFAVPELLATLRALARRERGTSAPRVTFAGGRGTLDTVARTVTWDGAEVAVTGREYALLEVLSQAPERWFTREDLIDRVWGPEFDGEARIVDVYVRYVRRKLAPEAITSERGRGYRVER, from the coding sequence ATGAGACTGCTGCTCGTGGAGGACGACGCCCGTATCGCGCAGCCCACTGCCGAGGCGCTGCGCGAGGCCGGGTACGCCGTCACCTGGGCGCAGACCGGCCCGGCCGGGCTGGAGGCCGCCGCGCTGGGCGAGTACCCGCTGGTGATCCTAGACGTGATGCTGCCCGGCATGGACGGCTTTCAGGTGGCGCGTGAACTGCGCGAGCAGGGCGTGGAGTCCGCGATCCTGTTCCTGACGGCGCGCGGAGAACTGGCCGACCGTGTGGAGGGCCTGGATCTGGGCGGGGACGCGTATCTGGTCAAGCCGTTCGCCGTGCCGGAGCTGCTGGCCACCCTGCGGGCGCTGGCGCGGCGGGAGCGGGGGACGTCCGCGCCGCGCGTGACCTTTGCCGGGGGGCGCGGCACGCTGGACACCGTGGCGCGCACCGTGACCTGGGACGGCGCGGAGGTGGCCGTCACGGGCCGCGAGTACGCCCTGCTGGAGGTGCTGTCTCAGGCCCCGGAACGCTGGTTCACCCGTGAGGACCTGATCGACCGGGTGTGGGGGCCGGAATTCGACGGCGAGGCGCGGATCGTGGACGTCTACGTGCGGTACGTGCGGCGCAAGCTGGCCCCGGAGGCGATCACGTCCGAGCGGGGGCGCGGCTACCGCGTGGAACGCTGA
- a CDS encoding magnesium transporter CorA family protein, with protein sequence MLTYYRSVGGKLNTIDGYIDGCWINAADPSPEELARVARETGLDLDYLSYPLDPDERSRFEREDGQLLIIMQTSYRLAEDSDIPYDTVPLGILHTDHCLVTVCALPENPVIKDVLGGLVRRVSTVKKNRLTLQLFLRNAQRFLIDVRQINKRVDAIEDKLENSQQNRELLNLLKLEKSLVYFLTGLKANEAMMERVKRDRIFEMYEEDSDLLDDVLIENLQAIEMASIASNILTSMAGAFASVISNNVNQVVKVLTVTTILVAIPTLVTSVFGMNVPIPFHDSPEGIWIVLGLAVALAVAVAGIFYRLRVL encoded by the coding sequence ATGCTGACGTATTACCGCAGCGTCGGCGGCAAACTGAACACCATTGACGGCTACATCGACGGCTGCTGGATCAACGCCGCCGACCCCAGCCCCGAAGAACTCGCCCGCGTCGCCCGTGAAACCGGCCTGGACTTGGATTACCTGTCGTACCCGCTCGACCCGGACGAACGCTCCCGCTTCGAGCGGGAAGACGGGCAGCTGCTGATCATCATGCAGACCAGCTACCGGCTGGCCGAGGACAGCGACATCCCCTACGACACCGTCCCGCTGGGCATCCTGCACACCGACCACTGCCTCGTGACCGTGTGCGCCCTGCCGGAGAACCCGGTCATCAAGGACGTGCTGGGCGGCCTGGTGCGCCGCGTGAGCACCGTCAAGAAGAACCGCCTGACGCTGCAGCTGTTCCTGCGCAACGCCCAGCGGTTCCTGATCGACGTGCGGCAGATCAACAAGCGCGTGGACGCCATTGAGGACAAGCTGGAGAACAGCCAGCAGAACCGCGAGCTGCTGAACCTCCTGAAGCTCGAGAAGAGCCTCGTGTACTTCCTGACCGGTCTGAAGGCGAACGAGGCCATGATGGAACGCGTCAAACGCGACCGCATCTTCGAGATGTACGAGGAGGACAGCGACCTGCTCGACGACGTCCTGATCGAGAACCTCCAGGCCATCGAGATGGCGTCCATCGCCAGCAACATTCTGACCAGCATGGCCGGCGCCTTCGCCAGCGTGATCAGCAACAACGTCAATCAGGTCGTGAAGGTCCTGACCGTGACGACCATCCTCGTGGCCATCCCGACCCTGGTGACCAGCGTGTTCGGCATGAACGTCCCCATTCCCTTCCACGACAGCCCGGAAGGCATCTGGATCGTGCTGGGCCTCGCTGTAGCCCTCGCTGTAGCGGTGGCTGGCATCTTCTACCGCCTGCGCGTCCTGTAG
- the fba gene encoding class II fructose-1,6-bisphosphate aldolase: MLVTGNDILIPARAGHYGVGSFNTNNMEITQAIIHTAERLRSPVMVQMSEGAIKYGGQDLANIVIDLATRATVPVALHLDHGSSYESALKAIKMGFTSVMIDASHHGFEDNVKETRRVVEAAHAMGISVESELGRLGGIEEHIVVDEKDAFLTDPEEAVQFIEQTGTDYLAIAIGTSHGAFKGKGRPYIDHARIEKIASLTSIPLVAHGSSGVPQEIVERFRKAGGEIGDAAGIADEDLQRATGFGIAKVNVDTDLRLASTVGIREALAANPKEFDPRKIFGPARDVMSQVIEHKMRVLGSVGKA, translated from the coding sequence ATGCTCGTCACCGGTAACGACATCCTGATTCCCGCCCGCGCCGGCCACTACGGCGTCGGCTCGTTCAACACCAACAACATGGAGATCACCCAGGCGATCATCCACACCGCCGAGCGGCTGCGCAGCCCCGTCATGGTGCAGATGAGCGAGGGGGCCATCAAGTACGGCGGCCAGGACCTCGCCAACATCGTCATCGACCTCGCCACGCGGGCCACCGTGCCCGTCGCGCTGCACCTCGACCACGGCAGCTCCTACGAGAGCGCGCTGAAGGCCATCAAGATGGGCTTCACCAGCGTCATGATCGACGCCTCCCACCACGGCTTCGAGGACAACGTCAAGGAAACGCGCCGCGTCGTGGAAGCCGCGCACGCCATGGGCATCAGCGTGGAAAGCGAACTCGGGCGTCTGGGCGGCATCGAGGAGCACATCGTCGTGGACGAGAAGGACGCCTTCCTGACCGACCCCGAGGAAGCCGTGCAGTTCATCGAGCAGACCGGCACCGACTACCTCGCCATCGCCATCGGCACCAGCCACGGCGCGTTCAAGGGCAAGGGCCGCCCCTACATCGACCACGCGCGCATCGAGAAGATCGCCAGCCTCACCAGCATCCCCCTGGTCGCGCACGGCTCCAGCGGCGTGCCGCAGGAGATCGTCGAGCGCTTCCGCAAGGCCGGCGGTGAGATCGGTGACGCCGCCGGGATCGCCGACGAGGACCTCCAGCGCGCCACCGGCTTCGGGATCGCCAAGGTGAACGTGGACACCGACCTGCGTCTGGCCAGCACCGTCGGCATCCGCGAGGCCCTGGCCGCCAACCCCAAGGAATTCGACCCCCGCAAGATCTTCGGCCCGGCCCGCGACGTCATGAGCCAGGTCATCGAGCACAAGATGCGCGTGCTCGGCAGCGTCGGCAAGGCCTGA
- a CDS encoding NTP transferase domain-containing protein encodes MNSSVPRWSAVVLGGGDPGDPFAAAHGVNVKPLIPVGGVPMALHVLRALRGSDRVGRVAYVGPTTPDLDPLIDIRVTDHGTLLSNLEAGVEALRDLGLAPGDRVLVVTADVPMLRPQEVRDVLDAAPLDAGLVYPVVRREVCEAAYPGVKRTYARLKDGTFTGGNLFLLDPALIGQFLPRLREVLAARKAPLKLAGLIGWDVLLRLLTGRLSVPRLEEKVSGLLGVQARALITPHAAVGTDVDKDADLTLAEAQLRGTAAGH; translated from the coding sequence ATGAACAGTTCAGTGCCGCGCTGGAGTGCCGTCGTGCTGGGCGGCGGGGATCCCGGCGATCCGTTTGCCGCCGCGCACGGCGTGAACGTCAAACCCCTGATCCCCGTGGGGGGCGTGCCCATGGCCCTGCATGTCCTGCGGGCCCTGCGCGGCAGTGACCGGGTGGGCCGCGTGGCGTACGTGGGGCCCACCACCCCCGACCTCGACCCGCTGATCGACATCCGCGTGACTGACCACGGCACCCTGCTCAGCAACCTCGAGGCCGGGGTGGAGGCCCTGCGCGACCTGGGCCTCGCCCCCGGCGATCGGGTGCTGGTCGTCACCGCCGACGTGCCCATGCTGCGCCCGCAGGAGGTGCGGGACGTGCTGGACGCCGCGCCGCTGGACGCCGGACTGGTCTACCCGGTCGTGCGGCGCGAGGTCTGCGAGGCCGCGTATCCCGGCGTGAAACGCACCTACGCCCGCCTGAAGGACGGCACCTTCACCGGCGGAAACCTCTTCCTGCTGGACCCGGCCCTGATCGGGCAGTTCCTGCCCCGCCTGCGCGAGGTTCTGGCGGCCCGCAAGGCCCCCCTGAAACTCGCCGGACTGATCGGCTGGGACGTGCTGCTGCGCCTCCTCACGGGCCGCCTGAGCGTGCCGCGGCTGGAGGAGAAGGTCTCCGGGCTGCTGGGCGTCCAGGCGCGCGCGCTGATCACCCCGCACGCCGCCGTGGGCACCGACGTGGACAAGGACGCCGATCTCACCCTGGCCGAGGCGCAGCTGCGCGGCACCGCAGCCGGTCACTGA
- the murI gene encoding glutamate racemase, whose translation MSDAPLGVFDSGVGGLSVLGDLRRALPGEDLLYLADTAHVPYGARPDQEIRELTARAVSALHARGVKGVVVACNTASAFSLGDLRSRFDMPVIGLVPAVKPAVLATRSGVVGVLATPGTMRGTLLADVIREFADPAGVQVLKAVSTELVPLVEAGQADSARAREVLREILAPVAQAGGDQLVLGCTHYPFLAGSIRAEFGDTFTLLDSGAAVARHTRRVLEERDLLSARTSGGTEAFLVTGDPARAAPVVTDLLSRALGAANVQNEGEIHRAPPRIERIQT comes from the coding sequence ATGAGTGACGCACCGCTTGGCGTGTTCGACAGTGGCGTGGGCGGCCTGAGTGTCCTGGGAGACCTGCGGCGGGCGCTGCCGGGCGAGGACCTGCTGTACCTGGCCGATACGGCGCACGTGCCGTACGGCGCGCGGCCGGACCAGGAAATCCGCGAGCTGACGGCGCGGGCGGTGTCGGCACTGCACGCGCGGGGTGTGAAGGGCGTGGTGGTGGCGTGCAACACCGCGTCGGCGTTCAGCCTGGGCGACCTGCGCTCACGCTTCGACATGCCGGTGATCGGGCTGGTCCCGGCGGTGAAACCGGCGGTCCTGGCGACCCGGTCGGGCGTGGTGGGGGTGCTGGCGACGCCGGGCACGATGCGCGGGACGCTGCTGGCGGACGTGATCCGCGAGTTCGCGGACCCGGCGGGCGTGCAGGTCCTGAAGGCCGTGAGTACCGAACTGGTCCCGCTGGTGGAGGCCGGGCAGGCGGACTCCGCGCGGGCGCGCGAGGTGCTGCGCGAGATCCTGGCGCCGGTCGCGCAGGCCGGGGGGGATCAGCTCGTGCTGGGCTGCACGCACTACCCGTTCCTGGCGGGCAGCATCCGCGCGGAATTCGGGGACACGTTCACGCTGCTGGACAGCGGCGCGGCGGTCGCGCGGCACACGCGGCGGGTGCTGGAGGAGCGCGACCTGCTGAGCGCGCGGACTTCGGGCGGGACCGAGGCGTTCCTCGTGACGGGCGACCCCGCGCGGGCCGCGCCGGTCGTCACGGACCTCCTGTCCCGTGCGCTGGGGGCCGCGAACGTGCAGAATGAGGGGGAAATTCACCGGGCTCCGCCCAGAATCGAGCGCATACAGACATGA
- a CDS encoding DoxX family protein: protein MSVTRFIGRALLASIFIKSGLDHLQNPEPIVRAARGAEVPEPELAVKVNSGVMVGAGALMAAGLLSRPASVALAASLIPTTVIGHPFWDKQGKERQQQQTQFLKNLALFGALLIVSKE, encoded by the coding sequence ATGAGTGTGACGAGATTCATCGGGCGGGCGCTGCTCGCGAGCATCTTCATCAAGAGCGGCCTGGATCACCTGCAGAACCCCGAACCCATCGTGCGCGCGGCGCGCGGCGCGGAGGTACCGGAACCCGAACTGGCCGTGAAGGTCAACAGCGGCGTGATGGTCGGCGCGGGCGCGCTGATGGCGGCGGGCCTGCTGTCCCGCCCGGCCAGCGTGGCCCTGGCCGCCAGCCTCATTCCCACCACCGTGATCGGTCATCCCTTCTGGGACAAGCAGGGCAAGGAGCGGCAGCAGCAGCAGACGCAGTTCCTGAAGAACCTCGCGCTGTTCGGCGCGCTCCTGATCGTCAGCAAGGAGTAG
- a CDS encoding PLP-dependent aminotransferase family protein, translating to MTTPSPAPLAFDLDGTLSRRAQSMTASAIREILKVTQQPDVISFAGGLPAPELFPLDEVRAASQRVLDVYGPAALQYSTTEGHPPLREWIGAQAGIPARNVQIVTGSQQGLDLLGKVLIDEGDVVLVEAPTYLGALQSFQPYLPRYVQVPTDDGGIDVDALEEVLKTTRAKLLYAVPNFQNPTGRTLSAERRRRLVELTAQHGVLLIEDDPYGQLRFTGEAAPSLYSLGLDLHGDADRNHVIYSSSFSKTLVPGLRDAWVQAAAPIINKLIQAKQGADLHTPTFNQMIIAELVDSVLPRQIERVRQAYGERARLMLERIHADFPAGVQTTTPEGGMFLWLTLPQGVDTQALLPRAVQRKVAYVPGSPFFALGGGENTMRLSYSNATPEQITWGIRALGDTLREALAGD from the coding sequence ATGACCACCCCCTCCCCTGCCCCGCTGGCCTTCGATCTGGACGGCACGCTGTCGCGCCGCGCGCAGAGCATGACGGCCAGCGCCATCCGCGAGATCCTGAAGGTCACGCAGCAGCCGGACGTGATCAGTTTCGCCGGGGGGCTGCCCGCGCCGGAACTGTTCCCGCTGGACGAGGTGCGCGCCGCGAGCCAGCGCGTGCTGGACGTGTACGGCCCGGCGGCGCTGCAGTACTCGACGACCGAGGGGCACCCGCCGCTGCGCGAGTGGATCGGCGCGCAGGCGGGCATCCCGGCGCGGAACGTGCAGATCGTGACCGGCAGCCAGCAGGGCCTGGACCTGCTCGGCAAGGTCCTCATCGACGAGGGGGACGTGGTGCTCGTGGAAGCGCCCACCTACCTGGGCGCGCTGCAATCCTTCCAGCCGTACCTGCCCCGCTACGTGCAGGTGCCCACCGACGACGGCGGCATCGACGTGGACGCCCTGGAGGAGGTCCTGAAGACCACGCGCGCGAAGCTGCTGTACGCCGTGCCGAACTTCCAGAACCCCACCGGGCGTACCCTGAGCGCCGAGCGCCGCCGCCGCCTCGTGGAACTCACCGCGCAGCACGGCGTCCTGCTCATCGAGGACGACCCGTACGGGCAGCTGCGCTTCACTGGTGAGGCCGCGCCCAGCCTGTACAGCCTGGGCCTGGACCTGCACGGCGACGCGGACCGCAACCACGTCATCTATTCCAGTTCGTTTTCCAAGACGCTGGTGCCGGGCCTGCGCGACGCGTGGGTGCAGGCCGCCGCGCCGATCATCAATAAACTGATCCAGGCCAAGCAGGGCGCGGACCTGCACACCCCGACCTTCAACCAGATGATCATCGCCGAACTCGTGGACAGCGTGCTGCCCCGCCAGATCGAACGGGTGCGGCAGGCGTACGGCGAGCGCGCCCGCCTGATGCTGGAGCGCATCCACGCGGACTTCCCGGCCGGCGTGCAGACCACCACGCCCGAAGGCGGCATGTTCCTGTGGCTGACCCTCCCGCAGGGGGTGGACACCCAGGCGCTGCTGCCCCGCGCCGTGCAGCGCAAGGTCGCGTACGTGCCCGGCAGTCCCTTTTTTGCCCTGGGCGGCGGCGAAAACACCATGCGCCTCAGTTACAGCAACGCCACGCCCGAGCAGATCACGTGGGGCATCCGCGCGCTGGGCGACACGCTGCGCGAGGCTCTGGCCGGAGACTGA